From one Myxococcales bacterium genomic stretch:
- a CDS encoding PAS domain S-box protein, which produces MTGLLGAIADHVPVMLFIKEVPSLKLLLWNHEAERITGVSRDAIVGKTGAESFPPEELEFFFEKDRAVVAGRTLVEVEERITTSGGEERWLRTRKVPLLDASGSVTALLGIALDITEARRAHDALVASERKHREVLDAALHAAVAIDRAGKVTLWNRSAERIFGYAAHEALGQELAALVIPVAQRDAHRVGIARAAVPGHHLPTARRLEFTALRKDGGEFPVELALTRLGDGFLAFLSDISAQRAAQATQRLDALGRLAGGVAHDFNNLMSVVLASAEALRTDERDEDRLDDLDAIADAAGRAAALTGQLLTFSRDQPTNRACLRPPPSYNRRSRCCGDSSAKTFFSAELPDTAAVVLANASDLDQILVNLAVNARDAMPDGGSMTLSVVEEQGTAAAPPVVVLSVTDTGEGMSPETLARIFDPFFTTKAVGRGTGLGLATVYGLVDRLGGKIGVTSKPHEGSRFEIRLPVHQHPIARRPHSRLAPRTRPAGSVLLVEDDAAVRRVAARALSRTGLRVLEAESAAAALSLYDAWEGRIGLLVTDVIMPGKSGRALADELRARDASLSVLYVSGYTSELLDAEELARPRTHFLAKPFTVTSLAARVAELMAEAPPAGSSRPP; this is translated from the coding sequence GTGACGGGGTTGCTCGGCGCCATCGCGGACCACGTTCCCGTGATGTTGTTCATCAAAGAGGTGCCGAGTCTGAAGCTCCTCTTGTGGAATCACGAGGCCGAGCGCATCACGGGCGTCTCGCGCGACGCCATCGTTGGCAAGACGGGCGCCGAGTCTTTCCCCCCCGAGGAGCTCGAGTTCTTCTTCGAAAAAGATCGTGCCGTCGTAGCGGGCCGAACGCTGGTCGAGGTCGAAGAACGCATTACGACGTCCGGCGGAGAGGAGCGCTGGCTCCGGACGCGCAAGGTCCCGCTCCTGGATGCGAGCGGTTCCGTCACCGCCCTGCTTGGCATCGCCCTCGACATCACCGAGGCACGGCGAGCGCACGACGCGCTCGTGGCCAGCGAGCGAAAGCACCGCGAGGTGCTTGACGCGGCGCTCCACGCTGCTGTCGCCATTGACAGAGCGGGGAAGGTGACGCTGTGGAACCGGTCCGCGGAGCGAATCTTCGGGTACGCGGCCCACGAAGCCCTCGGCCAGGAACTCGCCGCGCTGGTGATCCCCGTTGCGCAACGCGACGCTCACCGCGTGGGTATCGCGCGCGCTGCAGTTCCAGGTCATCACCTTCCAACGGCCCGGCGACTGGAGTTCACGGCACTTCGAAAGGACGGCGGCGAGTTCCCTGTCGAGCTCGCGTTGACACGTCTAGGTGACGGCTTCCTCGCGTTCTTGAGCGATATCTCGGCGCAGCGTGCCGCCCAGGCAACGCAGCGGTTGGACGCCTTGGGGCGGCTCGCCGGGGGCGTCGCGCACGACTTCAACAATCTCATGTCCGTCGTACTCGCAAGCGCCGAGGCTCTCCGCACCGACGAGCGTGACGAGGACCGCCTCGATGACCTGGACGCGATCGCGGATGCGGCGGGGCGTGCGGCGGCCCTCACGGGCCAGCTGCTCACCTTCAGCCGCGACCAGCCGACGAACCGCGCGTGCCTTCGACCTCCGCCATCGTACAATCGTCGCTCGCGATGCTGCGGCGACTCATCGGCGAAAACATTCTTCTCGGCCGAGCTACCCGACACAGCCGCCGTTGTTCTTGCCAACGCGTCGGACCTCGATCAGATCCTTGTCAACCTCGCGGTCAACGCCCGCGATGCCATGCCCGATGGCGGCTCCATGACCCTCTCCGTCGTCGAGGAGCAAGGGACCGCGGCGGCGCCCCCGGTGGTGGTCTTGTCGGTCACCGATACAGGCGAGGGCATGTCCCCTGAAACGCTGGCGCGAATCTTCGATCCATTCTTCACGACCAAGGCGGTCGGGCGGGGGACAGGCTTGGGCCTCGCGACGGTGTACGGTCTGGTCGACCGCCTTGGCGGCAAGATCGGCGTCACGTCCAAGCCGCACGAGGGGAGCCGCTTTGAGATTCGACTTCCGGTGCACCAACACCCGATCGCCCGTCGTCCCCACAGCCGACTGGCTCCTCGGACGCGCCCCGCAGGCTCCGTGCTGCTCGTGGAGGACGATGCGGCGGTGCGCCGCGTCGCGGCCCGCGCGCTCTCTCGCACTGGACTTCGGGTGCTCGAAGCCGAAAGCGCTGCGGCGGCACTCTCGCTCTACGATGCGTGGGAAGGTCGGATCGGCCTTCTTGTGACCGACGTCATCATGCCCGGCAAGAGCGGCCGCGCTCTCGCCGACGAGCTTCGCGCGCGGGATGCGTCGCTTTCGGTCCTCTACGTGTCCGGCTACACGAGTGAGCTGCTCGACGCGGAGGAGTTGGCGCGGCCGCGAACGCACTTCCTGGCAAAACCTTTCACGGTGACTTCGCTCGCTGCGCGTGTCGCTGAACTCATGGCCGAGGCCCCGCCCGCCGGCTCCTCACGCCCTCCGTGA
- a CDS encoding TetR/AcrR family transcriptional regulator, which produces MNTTTLSHEKSKRDDRGERRERILAAAANVFGYSGFAKAMVDEIAKRAGVGKGAVYQVAESKEELYMLTVEREVRVWHEATAALIDETVPAEELLVRVAGAAMQTVYTNPLLRDLFCGETANLLAKCEDRLRDLRGCGAEHLTTVLRIGMRQGAWRDDLDPQVAAGILQDIWIGLWMLEPTHLTDHARMMRLTSALELVLGGLRSRVAKVA; this is translated from the coding sequence ATGAACACGACGACGCTGAGCCACGAGAAGAGCAAACGAGACGATCGGGGCGAGCGGCGGGAGCGGATCCTCGCGGCGGCCGCCAACGTGTTCGGGTACTCGGGCTTTGCGAAGGCGATGGTCGATGAGATCGCCAAGCGCGCCGGCGTCGGCAAAGGCGCCGTGTATCAAGTCGCCGAATCGAAGGAGGAGCTGTACATGCTCACCGTCGAGCGCGAGGTTCGCGTTTGGCACGAAGCGACGGCCGCGCTCATCGACGAGACTGTGCCCGCCGAGGAGCTTCTCGTTCGCGTGGCCGGCGCGGCGATGCAGACCGTTTACACCAACCCGCTGCTTCGCGATCTCTTCTGCGGCGAGACCGCGAACCTCCTGGCGAAGTGCGAAGATCGTCTTCGCGACCTTCGAGGGTGCGGTGCCGAGCACTTGACCACGGTGCTTCGCATCGGCATGCGCCAGGGCGCGTGGCGCGACGACTTGGATCCGCAAGTCGCCGCGGGCATCCTGCAAGACATCTGGATCGGTCTGTGGATGCTCGAGCCGACGCACCTGACCGATCACGCGCGCATGATGCGCCTCACGTCGGCGCTCGAGCTTGTGCTCGGTGGGCTGCGCTCGCGCGTCGCAAAGGTCGCCTGA
- a CDS encoding NPCBM/NEW2 domain-containing protein produces the protein MRSRSRLFALTFAGLSLASYGCAAENTADDLEDDSAELSGDRRYFLSDLSAFAAEASGHGPIGRDQSNGELAANDGKPIKIRGHRYQKGLGVHSPSEIRVNLGGKCSRFMATVGIDDEVAPHGSVSFEVLADGTSLLATGALTGTSAPQPLTVNVTGKRELTLIVRGGTDAYYDHADWANARVFCSEAPPTPSPVVDAGAPPSDAAPAPGPVDPFDATSCTGAPISLSQAKAKFPGGAMTAELGRFTMAARKRDCNDTTGCGAWASFDKLPYRYQWSDPRAGAMSNTNYFPLVSESDPARLWFAARTHTSQQDEVRLRLSYLHGADGVDLNLRFDASDRITDHSYYPSWVGPCTELGCSRAYRVYGGSVNSGLKEALVTPSCLRLVTKHVERANRAATFAEYETAFYAKY, from the coding sequence ATGCGCTCACGCTCTCGCCTCTTCGCCCTCACATTTGCCGGTCTCTCGCTCGCCTCGTACGGCTGCGCGGCTGAAAACACCGCCGACGACCTCGAGGACGACAGCGCCGAATTGAGCGGCGATCGTCGCTACTTCTTGAGCGACCTCTCGGCCTTCGCGGCGGAAGCCAGCGGCCATGGACCCATCGGTCGAGACCAGAGCAACGGCGAGCTCGCCGCCAACGACGGCAAGCCCATCAAGATCCGCGGTCACCGATACCAGAAGGGCCTCGGCGTCCACTCGCCGTCGGAGATTCGCGTCAACCTGGGCGGGAAGTGTTCACGCTTCATGGCGACGGTGGGCATCGACGACGAGGTCGCTCCCCACGGCAGCGTGTCTTTTGAAGTGCTCGCCGACGGCACGAGCCTGCTCGCGACGGGCGCGCTCACCGGCACGTCGGCGCCGCAGCCGCTCACGGTCAACGTGACGGGCAAGCGCGAGCTGACGCTCATCGTGCGCGGCGGCACCGACGCCTACTACGACCACGCCGACTGGGCGAACGCGCGCGTCTTCTGCTCCGAAGCCCCGCCGACGCCATCCCCCGTCGTCGACGCAGGCGCACCCCCGAGCGACGCGGCCCCCGCGCCCGGCCCTGTCGATCCCTTCGACGCGACGAGCTGCACGGGCGCGCCCATCTCGCTTTCGCAAGCGAAGGCGAAGTTTCCCGGCGGCGCGATGACCGCCGAGCTCGGGCGCTTCACGATGGCCGCGCGAAAGCGCGACTGCAACGACACCACCGGCTGCGGCGCTTGGGCCTCCTTCGACAAGCTCCCGTACCGGTACCAGTGGAGCGATCCGCGCGCCGGTGCGATGTCGAACACGAACTACTTTCCGCTCGTGAGCGAGAGCGATCCGGCGCGCCTGTGGTTTGCTGCACGAACGCACACGAGTCAGCAAGACGAGGTGCGCCTTCGCTTGAGCTACTTGCACGGCGCCGACGGCGTCGACCTGAACCTTCGCTTCGACGCCAGCGATCGCATCACCGACCACTCCTACTACCCGAGCTGGGTTGGCCCCTGCACCGAGCTCGGCTGCAGCCGCGCTTACCGCGTCTACGGCGGCAGCGTGAACTCGGGCCTCAAGGAGGCGCTCGTGACGCCGTCGTGCTTGCGGCTCGTGACGAAACATGTCGAGCGGGCGAACCGCGCGGCCACGTTCGCTGAATACGAGACCGCCTTCTACGCGAAGTACTGA
- a CDS encoding saccharopine dehydrogenase NADP-binding domain-containing protein gives MSSPPPLSERLYDVVLWGATGFTGALVAEELVRRYGIAGELRWAIAGRSREKLEALRENLRRIDDAAKDLPMVVVKDARDPAAVAELVQSARVVATTVGPYALYGHELAAACAASGTSYCDLTGEPHFVRASIDRNHESAIATGARIVHACGFDAIPSDLGAFMLQEHAKSLGAPCPAIKMLVGSAKGGFSGGTVATMLQFAELGRDREFRRLIARPYGLDPEPDRTGPDGRDAFEVRYDKDAKRWTGPFIMAVMNTRVVRRTNALFGYAWGKDFRYSEAMSFHGGAKGFASAVAMTGAMGAFFGALSVEPLRELLKARVLPAPGEGPSPEDRARGHFTFRHFGSIAGEPFVGVVGDTFDPGYGSTARMFSEAAVCLAKDPLASPGGVLTPAFAMREHFLARARAIGMTFVVERAAPA, from the coding sequence ATGAGTTCGCCTCCGCCGCTTTCGGAGCGTCTGTACGACGTAGTCCTTTGGGGCGCCACCGGCTTCACCGGAGCCCTCGTCGCCGAGGAGCTCGTGCGCCGCTATGGAATCGCGGGCGAGCTTCGCTGGGCCATCGCCGGGCGCAGCCGCGAGAAGCTCGAAGCGCTCCGCGAGAACCTCCGGCGCATCGACGACGCGGCCAAGGACTTGCCGATGGTCGTCGTCAAGGATGCGCGCGACCCTGCGGCCGTCGCCGAACTTGTGCAAAGCGCACGTGTTGTGGCCACGACCGTTGGACCCTATGCGCTCTACGGTCACGAGCTGGCCGCCGCGTGCGCCGCCAGCGGCACGTCGTATTGCGACCTGACCGGCGAGCCCCACTTCGTTCGCGCCAGCATCGATCGCAACCACGAGAGCGCCATCGCGACCGGGGCGCGCATCGTCCACGCGTGCGGCTTCGACGCGATCCCCTCGGATCTCGGCGCCTTCATGCTCCAGGAGCACGCCAAGAGTCTCGGCGCCCCGTGCCCCGCCATCAAGATGTTGGTGGGCAGCGCGAAGGGGGGCTTCAGCGGCGGCACCGTCGCCACGATGCTTCAGTTCGCTGAGCTGGGCCGCGACCGCGAGTTTCGACGGCTCATCGCCAGGCCCTACGGGCTCGATCCCGAGCCCGACCGGACCGGGCCCGACGGTCGCGACGCCTTTGAGGTCCGCTACGACAAGGACGCCAAGCGCTGGACCGGACCCTTCATCATGGCCGTCATGAACACGCGCGTCGTCAGACGAACGAACGCCCTCTTCGGGTACGCGTGGGGTAAAGACTTTCGCTATTCGGAGGCCATGAGCTTTCATGGCGGCGCCAAAGGCTTCGCCTCGGCGGTGGCCATGACCGGGGCCATGGGCGCCTTTTTCGGCGCGCTTTCCGTCGAACCGCTGCGCGAGCTGCTCAAGGCTCGCGTGTTACCGGCGCCCGGCGAGGGGCCATCGCCGGAGGACCGAGCGCGAGGCCATTTCACCTTCCGCCATTTTGGGAGCATCGCCGGCGAGCCTTTCGTCGGCGTCGTCGGCGACACGTTCGACCCGGGTTACGGCTCCACGGCTCGCATGTTCTCCGAGGCCGCTGTGTGCCTCGCCAAGGATCCCCTCGCGAGCCCTGGCGGAGTGCTCACGCCGGCGTTCGCCATGCGGGAGCACTTCCTCGCGCGGGCGCGCGCCATCGGCATGACGTTCGTCGTCGAGCGCGCCGCGCCGGCATGA
- a CDS encoding TlpA family protein disulfide reductase yields the protein MAPAKSSYAPAFYLAFVLLAGVLVYSFVASAQEGELRRRCAPTCLLRPDYAGHSRTLPSFTLPDMKGAAVSSDAFKGKVIVLNFWTKTCGPCLEEMPEIVDLTRILKDRGDVVVLTISTDDGPDDVRSTLQAVIREEPPFPVLFDPDSKIVGGKFGTRLFPETWIVDKKGVIRARFDGARAWSNPAVVELVDQIRAGGYCPIDVNEGRTSGLGARICGDLGAGGT from the coding sequence ATGGCTCCCGCCAAAAGTTCCTATGCGCCGGCCTTCTACCTGGCCTTCGTGCTCTTGGCGGGCGTGCTGGTCTACAGCTTCGTCGCGTCGGCTCAAGAGGGCGAGCTGCGCCGTCGCTGCGCGCCCACGTGCCTCCTTCGCCCCGACTACGCGGGCCACAGCCGCACACTGCCGAGCTTCACGCTGCCGGACATGAAGGGCGCGGCGGTCTCGTCCGATGCCTTCAAAGGGAAGGTCATCGTCCTCAATTTCTGGACCAAGACGTGTGGTCCCTGCCTCGAGGAGATGCCCGAGATCGTCGACCTCACGCGCATCCTCAAGGATCGCGGCGACGTCGTGGTGCTCACGATCTCGACCGACGACGGTCCCGACGATGTGCGCTCCACCTTGCAGGCCGTGATTCGCGAGGAGCCGCCGTTCCCCGTCCTCTTCGATCCCGATTCAAAGATCGTCGGCGGCAAGTTCGGCACGCGGCTCTTTCCCGAGACGTGGATCGTCGACAAGAAAGGCGTGATTCGCGCCCGCTTCGACGGAGCTCGCGCGTGGAGCAACCCGGCCGTCGTTGAGCTCGTTGATCAGATTCGCGCCGGCGGCTACTGCCCCATCGACGTCAACGAAGGTCGCACGTCGGGTCTGGGCGCCCGCATCTGTGGAGATCTGGGCGCCGGCGGCACTTGA
- a CDS encoding radical SAM protein, which yields MQPSRSALVRQRLADERGRMDKEAPFTVALLYPSPYGAGMSSLGYQRIYRAIQEEPGLACERVFLDDEAETDLTRQTRPMSYEGQRPLEDFPIIATSIAYEIEIGGLVAMLDAAKVPALSAERHDEHPFVLAGGPLTFSNPLPLAPIVDAIIVGEAEELIVPVLRVLEAARMARRSRASVLDELAAIPHVFVPAIHGASLPLVAKANVDLIPAWAPIITPHAALSDMFLIETERGCSRSCTYCVMRRSTNGGMRLAPMERILELIPEHVCRVGLVGAAVSDHPRIVQIVSTLADRGIEVGLSSLRPDRLTDEFVGALKRAGYKTLTTAMDGPSDRLRTMLERKAKEKHLIRSAELARLHKMDRLKLYLMIGLPSETDADIDECVAFVTELSKVIPVSLGIAPFCAKRNTPLDGMPFAGIDVVTDRLDRMKRGFKGRVDVRSTSAKWAWIEYVLAQGGPEEGVSVVEAVRAGGRYADYRRAFEARAAASPKPRRSLAIAPV from the coding sequence ATGCAGCCATCCCGCTCGGCCCTCGTCCGGCAACGTCTCGCCGATGAGCGCGGCCGCATGGACAAAGAGGCGCCGTTCACGGTCGCGCTGCTCTACCCGTCGCCCTACGGCGCGGGGATGAGCTCGCTCGGCTACCAGCGCATCTACCGCGCGATTCAGGAGGAGCCGGGCCTCGCGTGCGAGCGCGTCTTTCTCGACGACGAGGCCGAGACCGATCTCACGCGTCAGACGCGCCCCATGAGCTACGAGGGGCAGCGCCCCCTCGAAGACTTCCCCATCATCGCGACCAGCATCGCCTACGAGATCGAAATCGGTGGCCTCGTGGCCATGCTCGACGCCGCCAAGGTGCCGGCTCTCTCGGCGGAGCGTCACGACGAGCACCCCTTCGTCTTGGCCGGTGGTCCGCTCACGTTTTCGAACCCGTTGCCGCTCGCGCCCATCGTCGACGCGATCATCGTCGGCGAAGCCGAGGAGCTCATCGTTCCGGTCTTGCGCGTCCTTGAAGCGGCCCGCATGGCGCGGCGTTCGCGCGCGTCGGTCTTGGACGAACTCGCGGCGATTCCACACGTCTTCGTCCCCGCCATACACGGCGCGTCGCTGCCGCTCGTCGCCAAAGCCAACGTCGACCTGATCCCCGCCTGGGCGCCCATCATCACGCCCCACGCTGCCCTCAGCGACATGTTCCTCATCGAGACGGAGCGCGGCTGCTCGCGCTCGTGCACCTATTGCGTCATGCGCCGCAGCACCAACGGCGGCATGCGCCTCGCGCCCATGGAGCGAATCCTGGAGCTCATCCCGGAGCACGTCTGTCGCGTGGGGCTCGTGGGGGCCGCCGTCAGTGACCACCCGCGCATCGTCCAGATTGTTTCCACCCTCGCCGACCGCGGCATCGAGGTGGGCCTCTCGTCGCTTCGTCCCGATCGCCTCACCGACGAGTTCGTCGGTGCCTTGAAGCGAGCCGGCTACAAGACCCTCACGACGGCCATGGATGGTCCGAGTGATCGCTTGCGCACGATGCTCGAACGCAAGGCGAAGGAGAAACACCTCATTCGCTCCGCCGAACTGGCGCGCCTGCACAAGATGGATCGGCTCAAGCTCTACTTGATGATCGGGCTGCCGTCGGAGACCGACGCCGACATCGACGAGTGCGTGGCCTTCGTGACGGAGCTGTCGAAGGTGATCCCCGTCTCGTTGGGCATCGCGCCGTTCTGCGCGAAGCGAAACACGCCGCTCGACGGCATGCCCTTCGCGGGCATCGACGTGGTGACGGACCGGCTCGATCGCATGAAGCGAGGCTTCAAGGGACGCGTCGACGTTCGTTCGACCAGCGCCAAGTGGGCCTGGATCGAATACGTGCTCGCGCAAGGCGGACCGGAAGAGGGCGTGTCGGTCGTCGAAGCGGTGCGCGCCGGCGGACGCTACGCGGACTACCGTCGAGCCTTCGAAGCGCGGGCTGCGGCGTCACCGAAGCCGCGCCGCAGCTTGGCCATCGCGCCCGTCTGA
- a CDS encoding amidohydrolase family protein codes for MHILRALACLPIAVLLPIAACGGDNRGGTPPAPTGNDGGKTPVDGGGDGAPTPLGKGDLPPNPDAKITECARPPLPAATGTCEVTKTGSGSRIFRGTVLVPDEVLRRGEVVVDDQGIITCAACDCSDAAGYDTASVVTCADGVISPGLINPHDHITYANNAPIAHGTDRYEHRHDWRTGGRGHKKLTTKSGASANVVRFAELRYIMAGVTAAAAAGGQKGLVRNLDDDDPALFEGLPVKTANSDTFPLGDSNGTLNASGCSYGQSRTTSASIDSLDAYLPHISEGIDEEAHNEFVCTSSSDADVGKQDLIKKQTAVIHGIAMKADDVAIYRNDLAMVVWSPRSNVDLYGNTAPVTMSDAMGVPVALGTDWVPSGSMNLLRELRCADSLNKKYYGKHFADVDLWRMVTANAASAVGAAHVIGSLKAGYVADIAIYNGATRRDHRAVIDGGVEDVVLVMRGGKALYGDKVLMEDAVIGASDCEDFATDVCGVSKKACVGKDIGGVTLGGIRAAGEAVYPLFFCRDDVPTSEPSCEPYRVEYPDGVTSEDKDGDGIANDKDNCPSIFNPVRGLDGSKQADVDGDGIGDVCDRCPVDGKNACELVTANDIDGDGSVNAADNGLEAANAGQADSDNDGSGDACDLCKTPNQGGQACPTTIEAIRDPANPDHPQAGAVVSFGNAYVTALKPLPLAGSTRGFFVQTPSTSKAGMFVFTGSTSPAVAIGNKVKISGLYEERFGIPQISNPQITVESTSTTLPFGPIVVTPAEIATGGAKAEDLKCMLVQVDGASAGGAITITNDVPDGATSKFYEFVINGSLRIDDTIFTRYGAPTSGPYPPTGFANGRTFTSITGIHGFSFANAKLWPRNAADMP; via the coding sequence ATGCATATTCTTAGAGCTCTCGCGTGTCTGCCCATCGCTGTCCTGCTTCCCATCGCCGCGTGCGGCGGCGATAACCGCGGCGGCACGCCGCCAGCCCCCACCGGGAACGACGGCGGCAAGACCCCCGTCGACGGCGGCGGCGATGGTGCGCCGACACCGCTCGGCAAGGGCGATCTCCCCCCGAACCCCGACGCGAAGATCACCGAGTGCGCCAGGCCGCCCTTGCCGGCGGCGACCGGCACCTGCGAGGTCACCAAGACCGGGAGCGGCTCTCGGATTTTTCGGGGCACCGTCCTCGTGCCCGACGAGGTCCTGCGACGAGGCGAGGTCGTCGTCGACGACCAGGGCATCATCACCTGCGCCGCATGCGACTGCAGCGACGCCGCCGGCTATGACACGGCCTCCGTCGTCACGTGCGCCGACGGCGTGATCTCGCCGGGCCTCATCAACCCGCACGACCACATCACCTACGCCAACAACGCTCCCATCGCGCACGGAACCGATCGCTACGAGCACCGCCACGACTGGCGCACCGGCGGCCGCGGCCACAAGAAGCTCACCACCAAGAGCGGCGCCAGCGCCAACGTCGTGCGCTTCGCCGAGCTGCGTTACATCATGGCCGGCGTCACGGCGGCCGCCGCCGCAGGCGGCCAGAAGGGCCTCGTCCGCAACCTCGACGACGACGATCCGGCGCTCTTCGAAGGCCTCCCCGTCAAGACGGCCAACTCCGACACGTTCCCCTTGGGTGACTCCAACGGAACGCTCAACGCGAGCGGCTGCAGCTACGGCCAGAGCCGGACGACGTCGGCCTCCATCGACTCGCTCGACGCCTACCTGCCGCACATCTCGGAGGGCATCGACGAAGAGGCCCACAACGAGTTCGTGTGCACGTCGTCGAGCGACGCCGACGTCGGCAAACAAGATCTCATCAAGAAACAGACGGCGGTCATTCACGGCATCGCCATGAAGGCCGACGACGTGGCCATCTACCGAAACGACCTCGCCATGGTCGTCTGGTCGCCGCGCTCGAACGTCGATCTCTACGGCAACACGGCGCCGGTCACGATGTCCGACGCCATGGGCGTGCCCGTGGCGCTCGGCACCGACTGGGTCCCCTCGGGCTCGATGAACCTCCTGCGCGAGCTCCGCTGCGCCGATTCGCTCAACAAGAAGTACTACGGCAAGCACTTCGCCGACGTCGACCTCTGGCGCATGGTCACCGCCAACGCGGCCTCGGCCGTCGGCGCCGCGCACGTCATCGGCTCGCTGAAGGCCGGGTACGTCGCTGACATCGCCATCTACAACGGCGCCACGCGACGCGATCACCGCGCCGTCATCGACGGCGGCGTCGAAGACGTCGTCCTCGTCATGCGCGGCGGCAAGGCCCTCTACGGCGACAAGGTCCTCATGGAGGACGCGGTCATCGGCGCCTCCGACTGCGAAGACTTCGCCACCGACGTCTGCGGCGTCTCCAAGAAGGCCTGCGTCGGAAAGGACATCGGCGGCGTCACGCTTGGCGGCATTCGCGCCGCCGGCGAGGCTGTGTACCCGCTCTTCTTCTGCCGCGACGACGTCCCCACGTCGGAGCCGAGCTGCGAGCCGTACCGCGTTGAATATCCCGACGGCGTCACGAGCGAGGACAAGGACGGAGACGGCATCGCGAACGACAAGGACAACTGCCCCTCCATCTTCAACCCCGTCCGCGGCCTCGACGGCTCAAAGCAAGCCGACGTCGACGGCGACGGCATCGGCGACGTGTGCGATCGCTGCCCCGTCGATGGCAAAAACGCGTGCGAGCTAGTGACCGCCAACGACATCGACGGCGACGGCAGCGTCAACGCGGCCGACAACGGCCTGGAAGCGGCCAACGCGGGACAAGCCGATTCCGACAACGACGGAAGCGGCGACGCGTGCGACTTGTGCAAGACGCCGAACCAAGGCGGTCAGGCCTGCCCCACGACCATCGAGGCGATTCGCGATCCTGCAAACCCCGATCACCCGCAGGCCGGCGCCGTTGTTTCCTTCGGCAACGCCTACGTGACAGCGCTCAAGCCGCTGCCCTTGGCGGGCTCCACGCGCGGGTTCTTCGTGCAGACGCCCAGCACCTCGAAGGCCGGCATGTTCGTCTTCACCGGCTCCACGTCGCCGGCCGTGGCCATCGGCAACAAGGTGAAGATCTCCGGCCTCTACGAGGAGCGCTTTGGCATTCCGCAGATCTCGAACCCGCAGATCACCGTCGAGTCGACGTCCACCACGTTGCCCTTCGGCCCCATCGTCGTGACGCCAGCCGAAATCGCCACCGGCGGCGCCAAGGCGGAAGACCTCAAGTGCATGTTGGTTCAGGTCGACGGCGCCAGCGCCGGCGGCGCTATCACCATCACCAACGACGTGCCCGACGGCGCGACGAGCAAGTTCTACGAGTTCGTCATCAACGGCTCGCTCCGCATCGACGACACGATCTTCACGCGCTACGGCGCGCCGACGAGCGGCCCCTACCCGCCCACGGGCTTCGCCAACGGCCGCACCTTCACGTCCATCACCGGCATTCACGGCTTCTCCTTCGCCAACGCGAAGCTTTGGCCACGGAACGCCGCAGACATGCCGTGA